The Zingiber officinale cultivar Zhangliang chromosome 2A, Zo_v1.1, whole genome shotgun sequence genomic sequence TGGTGCTACACAATTTTTCAAGTTTCCATTGAGTTTCACCCTCTCAGATAAGTTTTGCATGTTAGATGATGGGCGGAACAAGATGTTTTGCCTGGGCCAACTAGCATCAAACAATATTTTAGTCCCTCGTTAAAAATCATTGCCAACTTATTCCATTTGTTCTATTATGCTATCAAATGGAATATTATATTATCGTGACATATGTTtagatatcaaaatattttttaattaattagcaATATTTTTTAACATATTTTATGATTCTTTTTGTGAACTTTTCAATTTACGATTTgatatttgatcaaaacaattaacTTTGATTTGATAACCTATTGTTTGAatgcaaaaatattttgaaaagtttcttTTTAGAATTGaatgttttttttgtttgtttaggaAATCTTGGTGTCTGCCAATCAAAAGATGCCATTAAGACTGGAGTCTTTCACATTTTCTCTTCTGGGATATTGCTTAACTGATGGCGGTAAATTAAGACCAGTATGTAGTCAGAATGGTGGACTTCCTTTCAGGAAacagttcaatgatgaatgctataaAGAACTGAAAGCTTGTCAAAATAATGGAAAATGGCACTGTGATTGCATGAATTTCATAGAACCTTACTTCCTGTCTTCATTGGGATGCAATAACTGGATTTTTATGCTGCTATGTAAACCCCAAAGAATCCTGTACAAGAGGAATCAACAGATTCCATATCTACATCATGTCCATCACAATGGTGATATAGTGACCCCTGTTGATTTCCACGTATGTAAGTCTTGAAAAACTCCTGTTGTTGTTGGTTCATTTGTGCTTAATTTGCCATCTTCTATCTCCCAAAATTTTATCTTTTTGTGTTAATCCCAGATAATAGTATATGAAGTCCCAACCTTTGGTGTAAGTCATGTCTCTATGAGTTCTTGGCATGCTCCTGAGAATATTGATTTGCTGTCAAAGAAGCCAAAATGGGTGAAGGAAATATACAAGAAGCCTGTAGTCGATAATTTTGTATGATCTTGTGAATTACTTTCCTTTtacaatttttattttatttttttgtttatttccttttcagtttattttttaaaattatcaatttaTTTATTCCAGGAGACAGTTCTTTTGGCACTCAATTGTTCAAATTCTGCCAAAACATTCTTGGAGCAAGTGGAAAACACTCTTAGTCCCATGACCGGCATCTTCTTTGTGTCAAAGTACTAACCTTTGCATTTATTTTTCACAAACCCCAACCTGTATTCTTACTTTCCTGTATCATTCTGACTTTGCTGCTGCTTATTTAGAATGCTGAGAGTGGCATTCATCATATGGCACATGGTGGCTGCAATTGTAGCTTCTATCTCCACAATTATATACATATTCCTTCAATTCTTACATAAACCCTTGACTCATGGTTCCATCTGGTTTATATTATCAAAGATATTCACACATACATCCAAGAATGTGCACATTCGTAGCTGTCAGTTTCTGTATTGGCCAGTTACTCTTCAAGCTCCCGGTACCAGGTAATCAAATATGCTTAAGCTGACCtttgttttatatatttttcaaggTTTTTCTTATCTTATGATAATATCTTTTCAGCATTTCCCACTCGAGTGTTGAATATTCTCACAAAGCTGCATTAAGGAAGCACTTCATTTGGTCTAATGTTTTGATGGATGTTACCTTGGGGATTGTTCTTGGAATCCTATTGTTGGCTAATTCTGAAACTATCTGTTCATGGATTTCGGTTATTGTTCATCAAATAACTAATGACCTGTTGCGCTCAGGTTCTGTATGGTTAATGGGTGTCCCAGCTGGTTTTAAGCTGAATAATGAGCAAGCGGAGTTTATCGGCATAATTTCTCTCAATACAATTCAAATTTTCTCTACCCTATGGTCCTTTATTGATGTTTTTTTGCGGTATTATATTTTGGTTCTTGCACTGTTGGGGATAGTTTTTGGCCTGACTATACCAGTGGCCTTGTGCATTGATATCCTTAAACTGGCAACATTTCATATTTGTATTCTGCACCACATGATATCTTTTCTCTATTCGCAGCAGATTCAGGCTTTAGCTTCTTTATGGCGTCTATTCCGGTAatttttttcagaatttgaaAATGCTTTCTAATATTCTGAATTTATAGTCTTACCTTCTAAAGTTTGTCCTTTGAACAATTATAGAAATGTTTTGGATTATAAGAGAACATGTGTTTTCTGAAATTGACATGCTTGTGATATGCTGGTGGTACCAATTCAGTGGCCACTAGTAGGAAGGATTATAGTCGTTGGGAGTAGTGATGGCTTAGTTAGCCCATGGCAATGAAATAGATgggggagaaggaagaagttctCTCGTTGGTGGTCACAAATGTCTGATGGATTTAGCAGTGACAAAACCTTTGTGGTGCTAGTGCCGGTCTGCAAGGTGGCAATGAGGAGATCTCTACAAGTCTTCTGTAAAGGAATAGGTCTTCCCATATTTGTGTTGGTTTGCTGCAGGTAGGGCTAGCGGTGACAGTGTGGGGCCTTTGTGGGGTGACCTAAAGCTTCAAGTCAGATTTCTAGTatgcaaagaaagaaagaaaaaaaaggaggatAGCATGTGTGACCCAGTAATTGAGTCTTCACATTTATCCCTCCAAATGGCAGTcttttctgttggtgcggttagcactaacgatttaacccaggttttgatgaatgacaaataggttaagttaggtttatttttgatctaacactctgatcgagtgtgcaggataagtccagacaggtcgacgggctgaccggatgtctggcacgaagcccagctaggtcgacgggctgaccggatagctggcacgaagtccaagcgggtcgacgggctgaccggacacttaggcacgaagcccagctaggtcgacgggctgaccagatagctggcacgaagtccagacgggtcgacgggctgaccggacgtctggcaggtaagtgaggtaagtcactggaggggagtgactgcgaggacgcgttcccaggaagggaacattaggcgttgatccggcttagatccatttcggatatctaagtcgagatcgtgactagattccggcctcggaaagacggaatctaagtcatactcttttcttgttaaatcatattactttagttgtgctaacaataTGTTTTGCAGAaaatatatttgcctcggactaactctgttttgcaggaaaggaagtttctggaaataggagcgcctgaaagggatccgggcgcccggaggtgaattttatccaggccgagtcgtcgccacgtggagttcgctgattagacctgccacgtcgcaccagggcacccggaagggatccaggcgcccggagcagcatataaaagaagccccaggggtggagcttcaaaaacaactgagaactcttcgactgcttgctctgctgctctacgctcctacgacgctaacaaagctccgacaaagtgctccttcttctttggttaattttcttgtcggtattactttatttccattagcatttctgtaccttaatttgtaatagtatttcgaattgctagtgaattgcccaacgaaagtactcaaggagtacgggccttcgagtaagagtcgtcacaggctccgaacgaagtaaaaaacaccttgttcagtttgcctaagtgtttttattattattccgctgcgcttaactcttattaacgcgattttttcgaatcgatattcaccccccctctatcgacgtttcacgatccaacaagtggtatcagagcaggtaccactctgatttggtgcaaccaccaatcagacagggggtgaaaaattaatttttttttcggttttcagttttacgtttaatttcaaactggtattattacctgttttgaatttttttttcgttgcaattaaatctaaattggtgcaacaccaatttagatacttctattatttttcttcttccgcactactaatccaagaccaagtcttgggatttttgtttttcttttctttcttatgtacaggactaaaatgtctcagccTGAAGGATTCAGCCAGTCGACCTCCACTCTttaacggggacgattttccgtattggaagaagcgcatggaggtttacctcaaaacagacttcacagtggatgagcgttacgagaccctataaaattccagtggacagctCCGAGAATATATGGATCCTGAAGAACGGACaatgatttgaagaaaaaggcataaacagaaaataaagcgatcaacactctacggtggattaacaagagaagaacttaagagtcggtccacacaaaacgctaaagagttgtgggacaaattgatcgagcgacgccaaggtaataaaacgagacctgcttttaaataaaattcttaatataaaaatgcaggaaggtgaaacggcgaatcagctccacgcgaggatcaaggacatcctcaacgggcttcatgcgataggccaccagatggaaaatagagacttaataaggtacgcattaaatgcttttccacgtaatagtttgtgggcatcaatcgtagatgcctacaaaatttctaaaaatctttctaagttaaaactagacgagcttttctgtgaattagaattacatgaacaaactaatgctggagccgagaaaggtatagctttatttgcaggttcctccaaagaaaagaagagcaagcctgaatatgaagaagattccgaccaagactccgaagacgaagaacacctggtgaacttggtaagaaaaatgttcaccaggagaaaaaggagcttcaaaaGAAGAACCTTCAAAAGATCGGTtctccctcggaacaaaagaattcagctgcaataaaaagggacactacaagaacgaatggccaaaactgaagttcgacaaaccgaaccaaccaaaaagaaggccctcaaagcaacgtgggacgactcctcggacgaatcggaggaagaagagcagaaacatcagagccacctcgcactgatggctcgcgaagctgaaacagaagacgagtcggaagatgaagatgggtctgaacccgaaacaagccacgagtccgtactcgtttccgaaggcccgaatgaggtatattttaatttaaacaaaaaattttttagaattatttcctgtttaaatagtaaattaattaaaatagaaaatgaaaataaatcacttcttgaggaaaatcaaaacctcaaggaacaaatcaaaaattcaaattcaactcaagatctaacacttgaggaggagaatttatcattaaaaaaatgatattaacaatttaaaagaaatgctagaaaaatttacaacaagatcaaaaaatcttgacttaattctgaacaatcaaaaagcatgttataataaaaccggactcggatacaagtcgaactcaaataaaacttttaagtcattaataactcaatacaaatcaactaatcaagcttgggttccaaaagcgtgtctgaccacgcaagtaggacttaatcaatattatatacctaaagaaaaagtatattatataaactcgattaaaccaaataaaaaaaccaaaatacaaacctaaatcgaaaaattcaaaatttaaaactcaacaaaatataaactatcaccaagttaattataactataaaagaaacagacacaaacctaaaacgaaaatttaaattaaaggtcaataattcagggggaggctccagaatagctggcacctccaaaattaactaacccgacagggtaattaggattagttaaaaagagaccaagtttaacttgaatcatggtactggtgaagtttttggtgatagtacgttagggaagcttgggcatcgcatgtctagaaagatatggtttcgatctggtgcatttggccaagtggaattgaccgaagctacccttaaatgaatcctaaccagttagaccaagatttagtactaagctccgtggataggactattcggaaaacctcgaaaggttggttactactaatgacgtccatgtgactcaccaagcttagaagtttatccgaaaattgcctatttgtggagactaaagctaaatctgaatctaacacaagttaaaccaaaactccataattaaaaatccaatttcatctcacaaaatcataggattccctgattgataatatagatcgggtgagatgaataaggcttaaatttgtttaattaaaattaatttcaaaattttaatttcaaacttaaaaattaatttcaaaattttaattttaaacttaaaaattaattttaaaattttaatttcaaacttaaaaattaattttaaaattttaatttcaaacttaaaaattaatttcaaaattttaatttgaaacttaaaaattaatttcaaaattttaattttaaacttaaaaattaatttcaaaatttcaatttcaaacttaaaaattaatttcaaaattttaattttaaacttaaaaattaattttaaaattttaatttcaaacttaaaaattaatttcaaaatttcaatttcaaacttaaaaattaatttcaaaattttaattttaaacttaaaaattaatttcaaaattttaatttttaaacttaaaaattaattttaaaattttaatttcaaacttaaaaattaatttcaaaatttcaatttcaaacttaaaaattaatttcaaaattttaattttaaacttaaaaattaatttcaaaatttcaatttcaaacttaaaaattaatttcaaaattttaatttcaaacttaaaaattaatgtcaaaactttaattttaaacttaaaattaacttaaataatgcctgctcaaaaataaaaagactaactttaaatcctacttactgtaggaaaccaagtggattttggacagtggttgctccaaacatatgactggaaatcacaccaagttcactcaactcacttacaaaagcttaggaacagttgcctttggaaacaacagcaaactcaaggtaattggtataggtaatattgaattaaaaatagactttataattacaaatgttttacttgttgaaaattttaaatataatcttctgagtataagtcaattatgtgatactaggtataaggttaaatttctatccacagagtgtttaatcaaacatctagataatcctaccataagcctaaaaggttttagaaaagacaacatctatgccatcaacttaaccacttcttccattaagtgttatttaacacaaaaagaagaaacatggttatggcatagaagaatgtctcacaccaactttagaaatataagcaaattaaatggactagtgagaggcttaccaaaattacctaacatagattcaaccatatgtaatgcttgtcaacaaggtaaacaaactaaatccactcacaaaccaataaatcagccacaaaccaactcaatattagaacttctacacttagatctttttgactcccatggagtcaaatccataaatggaaacttatactgtttagtcataatagatgattattctaggtttacttgggtaaaattcttaaaacataaagacgaaacttttgaaatctttacaaacttttgcaaacaaattgaaaatgaaaaagatcttaaaattaaaagaattaggagtgacaatgggggagaatttaaaaatcataattttaacaaattctgtcttgaaaatggctaccatcacgaattttcatgtcctaaaaccccccaacaaaatggaattgtagaaagaaaaaatagaaccttactagaagcctctagaactatgttaaatgatgttagcacagcctgctatgtgcaaaatagaacaacattaaataaaagacataataaaaccttctttgaaatattttataacaaacaacctaacataaaatattttaaagtatttgggtgtccagccttcatcctaaatactagagaacatttaggaaaattcacctctaaagtagaaaatggaaattttgtaggatattttctaaacagtaggggttactgaatatataataaaattacgctaaaaatcgaggaaaccacaaatgtaaaatttgaagaaatccaaggacaaactcaacttcaacctactgaaattaataattctgaagaaaccaatcaatccctagactatgaagaagatgaacacactcaagaaaatgaaccccctagaactataagagtaaatcctaatcatccaactgatcaaataattggtgacccagacctaagggttcaaaccagatcatcttttaggaacctgagtcaaatctccctgatttcaaaaattgaacccaaaactgtagctggatcatcgctatgcaagaagaactagctcaatttgagcgtaatgaagtttgggatctagtgccaccacctaaagataagaaagtaatagaaacaaaatgggtatttagaaacaaattaagtgaaactggggaaattactaggaataaggctaggctagttgccaaagggttcagtcaagttgaaggacttgactacgatgagacctatgccctaGTAGCCAGACTAGAAtacattagaatgttactaagttatgcagctcaTAAGGGATtcagactatatcaaatggatgttaagtcagcctttctcaatggactaataaaagaagaagtgtatgtaagtcaacctcctgggtttgaaaatatagaacaccctgattatgtctttaagttgaagaaagcattatatgaacTTAAACAaacacccagggcatggtatgaaaggctaacatcttacttaacatccaaaggattcaaccaaggtcaaatcgatccaaccttgtttgttaaattactaaataacgacatatttatagcacaaatatatgtagatgatataatatttggttcaactaactcagactttttagaagaatttattaatctaatggaacaagaatttgaaatgagcttagtaggaaaattgacctatttcctaggattacaaatcaaacaaacaaatgaaggaaattacatttatcaatacaaatacactaaagaattacttaaaaaattcagaatggaaaatacaaaagaaataaaaacacccatggcaataaacacaatcttagacaatgactcaaatggaaaaccagtagatctaaagtactatagaagtgcaataggcagtctactctacctaactgcaagccgacctgatatcttatttgcagttagtatgtgtgcaagataccaaacctgtgctaaagaatctcatttgactcaagtcaaaaggatttttagatatcttaagggaacaacaaacgtaGGAATCTGATATCCTAGGACCAGTgagtttgaattaataggatattctgactcagattatgctgggtgcaaattagaccgcaaaagcacaagtggtggatgtcaactactaggcccatcacttgttagctggtttagtagaaagcaacattgcgttgcactatctacaactgagtcagaatacatagctataggagaatgtgtagcctaattattatggatgatgcacaccttaaaagattttaacttaaaaatcacaaatgtaaaagtcttaattgacaatattagctcaataaatttaacaaaaaatccagtgcatcattcaagaaccaaacacattgaaatcaggcaccactttatcagggatcatgttactaagggtgacattgagctcaaatacgttgagtccaagtcaaacttagctgacatattcactaaaccactccctgaaaatgaatttagccatttacgtagaaaactaggaatgtgcctaatagactaggaatttcgaatttcaaaatactttcaaaattattgctTTCAACTTATAGGTTCAAACATGTGTCAGTTTTTAAAACCTtccaatttttagatttttaaataaacttttagcctgagactagttcaaaatccttagagaacatgcACCCATAGGACTAGCTTTGAGCATCTCatcaaaaccctaggcttaccttgcttgtgtttgccgaacaatagaatggggtgagatgcataggccacttgcctaatacttaagatgcttatttcagtgcatcgacataagtctgggcgttaaaaataaaatatatattaatcaagttaagattgaccttaacttgactaaccaagtgaaagctgctatcttttgataagtcagtcagtaactaactggttagacatttgatttgatgtcaggtccagggggaggaatcaattaaaatttttttcgatttttcaaaacatttttattaaaaatttcttaaacctatttttgaaaactaagttattgaatttcaaaattagatttaacgtagttttgaaaattgaatttaaaaatctagttctgagaatttgactttacttaattctacttaattctacaaaaattaatttttgtaaactaagcgtaagtttataaactaagtctttttaaaatttttaatcttttacaaacttagtgttgaaaattaaacttcaatcaatcttgaaatatattttaaaacttagttttgaaattttgcttatgtttgaaaagagttgaaacctgttttaaaaaaaaaaaaaaaaatttgaaatttagaacttattcttaaaccttaaccttagaagctatacttgaaaaattagctatttttcacaaaacttagcctttaaatctgaattttttttatatacacctatttttgaaaactagctttaaaaaatcaagtcttttatgtACTTAAGTCTTGAAAGTTGAATTACTAAGATAAATTACTAAgtttaactcccccagattaacttgacatgattccttactttgtctgaagtctatatttttaattactttaaacatgcttatttttgatgaatgtcaaagggggagggttaggtgggttaagttagccaaaccaattgaaaatacaaactaacttaaaaacctccacataatgatgttatctgtttttttcttgcaaatgtcttcactaacttaaccaggttgtcattcatgaagggagattgttggtgcgattagcactaacgatttaacggttttgatgaatgacaaataggttgtTAGGTTGAAGGACTGACCtaatgtttggcacgaagcccagctcagtcgacgggccgaccggatgtctggcaataGGATCATGACTGCCCTTCATGGTCGCCtctggcggtaagtgaggtaagtcacgggAGGGGAGGGACGCGTTCctcggaagggaacattaggcgttgatccggcttagatccatttgaatatctaagtcgagatcgtgactagattcggtctcggaaagacggaatctaagtcatactcttttcttgttaaatcatattactttagttgtgctaacaatcttttgCAGAaaatatatttgcctcggactaactcgtTTTGCAGGAAGtttggaaataggaggtccggcgCCCGGATGGGatccggaggtgaattttatccagccgagtcgtcgccacgtggag encodes the following:
- the LOC122041780 gene encoding uncharacterized protein LOC122041780 isoform X4; this encodes MKMGGRNYRVWWPQQLLTSTSSSGLFLFGWFMDSVDSIDIVIAAAISSAKILTHPFQTNLEEILVSANQKMPLRLESFTFSLLGYCLTDGGKLRPVCSQNGGLPFRKQFNDECYKELKACQNNGKWHCDCMNFIEPYFLSSLGCNNWIFMLLCKPQRILYKRNQQIPYLHHVHHNGDIVTPVDFHIIVYEVPTFGVSHVSMSSWHAPENIDLLSKKPKWVKEIYKKPVVDNFETVLLALNCSNSAKTFLEQVENTLSPMTGIFFVSKMLRVAFIIWHMVAAIVASISTIIYIFLQFLHKPLTHGSIWFILSKIFTHTSKNVHIRSCQFLYWPVTLQAPGTSISHSSVEYSHKAALRKHFIWSNVLMDVTLGIVLGILLLANSETICSWISVIVHQITNDLLRSGSVWLMGVPAGFKLNNEQAEFIGIISLNTIQIFSTLWSFIDVFLRYYILVLALLGIVFGLTIPVALCIDILKLATFHICILHHMISFLYSQQIQALASLWRLFRTSYSTLLHWCIQWGYSILFYIAGTWTSQRSKIPIDIRYSFAFYNALDANYLQGILEAMLHCSPFM
- the LOC122041780 gene encoding N-acetylglucosaminyl-phosphatidylinositol biosynthetic protein gpi1-like isoform X2, translated to MKMGGRNYRVWWPQQLLTSTSSSGLFLFGWFMDSVDSIDIVIAAAISSAKILTHPFQTNLEEILVSANQKMPLRLESFTFSLLGYCLTDGGKLRPVCSQNGGLPFRKQFNDECYKELKACQNNGKWHCDCMNFIEPYFLSSLGCNNWIFMLLCKPQRILYKRNQQIPYLHHVHHNGDIVTPVDFHIIVYEVPTFGVSHVSMSSWHAPENIDLLSKKPKWVKEIYKKPVVDNFETVLLALNCSNSAKTFLEQVENTLSPMTGIFFVSKMLRVAFIIWHMVAAIVASISTIIYIFLQFLHKPLTHGSIWFILSKIFTHTSKNVHIRSCQFLYWPVTLQAPGTSISHSSVEYSHKAALRKHFIWSNVLMDVTLGIVLGILLLANSETICSWISVIVHQITNDLLRSGSVWLMGVPAGFKLNNEQAEFIGIISLNTIQIFSTLWSFIDVFLRYYILVLALLGIVFGLTIPVALCIDILKLATFHICILHHMISFLYSQQIQALASLWRLFRGQKRNPLRQRLDSYDYTVEQHVVGSLLFTPLLLLIPTTSVFYIFLTSLITTIIFLSIIFEIIISMLHATPYAEVWIWIMSRRKFPSGIWFEVLDFGNGITDEFYSQPCFDGRQGDSFGGGESGFLVSQLCCNYATIGQVILPCYIGVFNGVTPSFFTSLAHGLLSGQSPADSHRH
- the LOC122041780 gene encoding N-acetylglucosaminyl-phosphatidylinositol biosynthetic protein gpi1-like isoform X1, giving the protein MKMGGRNYRVWWPQQLLTSTSSSGLFLFGWFMDSVDSIDIVIAAAISSAKILTHPFQTNLEEILVSANQKMPLRLESFTFSLLGYCLTDGGKLRPVCSQNGGLPFRKQFNDECYKELKACQNNGKWHCDCMNFIEPYFLSSLGCNNWIFMLLCKPQRILYKRNQQIPYLHHVHHNGDIVTPVDFHIIVYEVPTFGVSHVSMSSWHAPENIDLLSKKPKWVKEIYKKPVVDNFETVLLALNCSNSAKTFLEQVENTLSPMTGIFFVSKMLRVAFIIWHMVAAIVASISTIIYIFLQFLHKPLTHGSIWFILSKIFTHTSKNVHIRSCQFLYWPVTLQAPGTSISHSSVEYSHKAALRKHFIWSNVLMDVTLGIVLGILLLANSETICSWISVIVHQITNDLLRSGSVWLMGVPAGFKLNNEQAEFIGIISLNTIQIFSTLWSFIDVFLRYYILVLALLGIVFGLTIPVALCIDILKLATFHICILHHMISFLYSQQIQALASLWRLFRGQKRNPLRQRLDSYDYTVEQHVVGSLLFTPLLLLIPTTSVFYIFLTSLITTIIFLSIIFEIIISMLHATPYAEVWIWIMSRRKFPSGIWFEVLDFGNGITDEFYSQPCFDGRQGDSFGGGESGFLVSQLCCNYATIGQVILPCYIGVFNGVTPSFFTSLAHGLLSGQRFPSTLGTRLPSTMPWMQITCKEYWKLCYTAVLSCRL
- the LOC122041780 gene encoding uncharacterized protein LOC122041780 isoform X3; protein product: MKMGGRNYRVWWPQQLLTSTSSSGLFLFGWFMDSVDSIDIVIAAAISSAKILTHPFQTNLEEILVSANQKMPLRLESFTFSLLGYCLTDGGKLRPVCSQNGGLPFRKQFNDECYKELKACQNNGKWHCDCMNFIEPYFLSSLGCNNWIFMLLCKPQRILYKRNQQIPYLHHVHHNGDIVTPVDFHIIVYEVPTFGVSHVSMSSWHAPENIDLLSKKPKWVKEIYKKPVVDNFETVLLALNCSNSAKTFLEQVENTLSPMTGIFFVSKMLRVAFIIWHMVAAIVASISTIIYIFLQFLHKPLTHGSIWFILSKIFTHTSKNVHIRSCQFLYWPVTLQAPGTSISHSSVEYSHKAALRKHFIWSNVLMDVTLGIVLGILLLANSETICSWISVIVHQITNDLLRSGSVWLMGVPAGFKLNNEQAEFIGIISLNTIQIFSTLWSFIDVFLRYYILVLALLGIVFGLTIPVALCIDILKLATFHICILHHMISFLYSQQIQALASLWRLFRTSYSTLLHWCIQWGYSILFYIAGTWTSQRSKSCRFPSTLGTRLPSTMPWMQITCKEYWKLCYTAVLSCRL